Proteins from a single region of Parasedimentitalea psychrophila:
- a CDS encoding C4-dicarboxylate TRAP transporter substrate-binding protein: protein MKSTRRAFLAASTASLAVPFLNTRLLAAETINIQIGSSHPTNNIWVYAMQNALQPALDRLLADAGGNYAVNWTENYGGTLYKFKDTRTAVRDGIVDIGMVGTVWEGSAMPLQNVTYFTPFANPDHNVVIDIFDKLTDELPELRAGWTDQNMVHLSSLVTDSYDVYSNFPITSVDDVKNRRLNAPGTSANWLRDTGATPVNGALTTYYTDIQTGVSEGALSFASGIQPTRVYEVAPQLTRVGFGSMYFGGIAVNKRFHDRLPAEVQTALREAGRITSRSHGDYVTERSTNAMNEMVAAGLQVTDMAQAERERWAATLPNVAKPWLDANGPAAATVLKAYFGELKARGITPARDWSTEA, encoded by the coding sequence ATGAAATCTACACGCCGGGCCTTTTTGGCTGCATCAACCGCTTCGCTGGCGGTCCCGTTTCTGAACACCCGCCTGTTGGCGGCGGAAACCATCAATATCCAGATCGGCTCAAGCCATCCGACCAACAACATCTGGGTCTATGCAATGCAGAACGCATTGCAGCCCGCGCTGGACCGCTTGCTGGCTGACGCCGGAGGCAATTACGCGGTAAACTGGACCGAGAACTACGGCGGCACGCTGTACAAGTTCAAAGACACTCGCACCGCAGTGCGTGATGGAATTGTTGATATCGGCATGGTCGGCACGGTTTGGGAAGGCTCTGCAATGCCGTTGCAGAATGTCACCTATTTCACGCCATTCGCCAATCCCGACCACAATGTTGTTATCGACATTTTCGACAAGCTGACGGATGAGCTGCCGGAACTGCGTGCCGGCTGGACCGATCAGAACATGGTGCACCTGTCGTCGCTGGTGACAGATAGCTATGATGTCTATTCGAACTTTCCGATCACCTCGGTCGATGATGTGAAGAACCGTCGCCTGAACGCGCCGGGAACTTCGGCGAACTGGCTGCGCGATACGGGTGCCACACCGGTGAACGGCGCGCTGACGACCTATTACACCGACATCCAGACCGGTGTATCCGAAGGGGCGCTGTCCTTTGCCAGTGGCATCCAGCCGACCCGTGTTTACGAAGTTGCTCCGCAACTGACGCGCGTCGGATTCGGCTCGATGTATTTTGGCGGCATCGCGGTGAACAAACGGTTCCACGATCGTCTCCCCGCCGAGGTCCAGACCGCGCTGCGCGAAGCGGGCCGGATCACCTCGCGTAGCCATGGTGATTATGTCACCGAGCGTTCGACCAATGCGATGAACGAAATGGTAGCGGCTGGCCTGCAAGTCACGGACATGGCCCAGGCCGAGCGTGAAAGATGGGCTGCAACGCTGCCCAATGTTGCCAAACCCTGGTTGGACGCCAACGGCCCGGCTGCAGCGACGGTTCTAAAGGCCTATTTTGGTGAGCTGAAAGCACGTGGGATCACCCCAGCGCGTGATTGGTCCACCGAAGCCTAA
- the soxZ gene encoding thiosulfate oxidation carrier complex protein SoxZ, which yields MASGVKPRVKVPKKASAGDVVTIKTLISHKMESGQRKGDDGALIPRSIINRFTADFNGQNVIDVTVEPAVSTNPYFQFEALVPEAGEFKFTWYDDDGSVYETAKKIAIG from the coding sequence ATGGCTTCTGGTGTAAAACCTCGTGTCAAAGTCCCAAAGAAGGCTTCGGCCGGTGACGTTGTTACCATCAAAACTCTGATCAGCCACAAGATGGAATCCGGTCAGCGCAAAGGCGACGATGGCGCTCTTATTCCACGCTCAATTATCAACCGTTTCACTGCGGATTTTAATGGGCAGAATGTAATCGACGTGACGGTTGAGCCGGCTGTTTCGACAAACCCGTACTTCCAATTTGAAGCGCTGGTTCCCGAAGCGGGCGAGTTCAAGTTCACTTGGTACGATGATGACGGGTCAGTCTACGAAACAGCGAAAAAAATCGCGATCGGCTGA
- a CDS encoding TRAP transporter large permease, producing the protein MSSISIGLILIGVLFLLVLMGMRIAVALMAVAFAGVWMIRGNFDLSMRLMSMASYNGVANYLFATIPLFVLMGHLVSISNVGKDTFDVAEALLRRLLGGLGIATVAANTVFAAVTGVSIASAAVFTKVAVPEMTRHGYRASFSAGTVAGSSVLGMLIPPSLLLIIYGVLAEQSIGRMFIAGLVPGALLAAGFVLWIILVAKFAPGFVFTQEYLAQKDEDHAPLPTMPVPEILRKLSPIVVLVLFVLGGLYSGFFTPTEAGGVGAFAALIVALLRRSLDLRKCWQVLTETGSISVGILALLVAASFYSQMLAVAGIPFAIGDFVQNSGFGAVGFLVVYVVLVLLLGMILDSSSILLIVVPIAAPIAQGLGFDLIQFGIITVIAVEVGLLTPPFGISIFTVHSTLGDERTSLESIFAGALPYVGVMLIVLVLIAVFPGLIIS; encoded by the coding sequence ATGAGCAGTATTTCCATCGGCCTGATCTTAATCGGTGTGTTGTTCCTGCTGGTCCTGATGGGAATGCGCATTGCCGTTGCCCTGATGGCCGTGGCCTTCGCCGGGGTCTGGATGATCCGTGGGAATTTCGACCTGTCAATGCGCCTGATGTCGATGGCCTCTTATAACGGTGTGGCGAATTACCTGTTTGCCACCATTCCGCTGTTTGTCCTGATGGGACATCTGGTCAGCATTTCGAACGTCGGCAAGGATACCTTTGATGTTGCGGAGGCGTTGTTGCGTCGCTTGTTGGGGGGGCTGGGCATTGCCACGGTTGCCGCGAATACAGTTTTTGCCGCCGTCACCGGCGTCTCTATTGCCTCTGCCGCCGTATTCACCAAGGTCGCGGTGCCCGAGATGACGCGGCACGGCTATCGTGCATCTTTTTCGGCGGGCACCGTCGCAGGAAGCTCGGTGCTGGGCATGTTGATCCCACCGAGCCTGCTGTTGATCATTTATGGGGTGCTGGCGGAACAATCCATTGGCCGCATGTTCATCGCCGGGCTGGTCCCTGGGGCGCTGTTGGCTGCTGGGTTCGTTTTGTGGATCATTCTGGTGGCCAAATTTGCGCCCGGTTTTGTGTTTACGCAGGAGTATCTGGCCCAAAAGGACGAGGACCACGCACCGCTCCCGACCATGCCTGTGCCTGAAATTTTGCGGAAATTGTCGCCTATCGTCGTGCTGGTGCTGTTCGTTCTGGGCGGTCTCTACAGTGGGTTCTTCACCCCCACTGAGGCCGGAGGCGTGGGGGCATTTGCCGCTCTGATCGTCGCTTTGTTGCGCCGCAGCCTGGACCTGCGCAAGTGTTGGCAGGTGTTGACCGAGACCGGCTCGATCTCGGTCGGAATTCTGGCCTTGCTTGTCGCCGCCAGTTTCTACAGTCAGATGCTGGCTGTTGCGGGCATTCCCTTTGCCATCGGAGATTTTGTCCAGAACAGTGGGTTCGGCGCGGTGGGATTTCTGGTTGTCTATGTGGTTCTGGTGCTGCTGTTGGGCATGATCCTGGACAGCAGTTCAATTTTGCTGATCGTTGTCCCCATCGCGGCTCCGATTGCGCAGGGGCTTGGCTTTGACCTGATCCAGTTCGGTATCATCACCGTCATTGCGGTGGAAGTCGGGCTGTTGACACCGCCATTTGGAATTTCGATATTTACGGTGCATTCGACACTTGGTGATGAGCGGACGTCGTTGGAATCGATTTTCGCCGGTGCGCTGCCCTATGTTGGGGTGATGTTGATCGTCCTCGTTCTTATAGCGGTGTTTCCCGGGCTGATCATCAGTTGA
- a CDS encoding YeeE/YedE family protein has protein sequence MLDLIPEPILVALVGLAGGVLLGLAARIGRFCTLGAIEDLFYGENTLRLRMWGMAIGLSVIGTFSLSAAGLLDLSQTLYLSRHWNPLESIFGGLLFGYGMALAGNCGYGALARVGGGDLRALLIVLVMGISAYMTLGGPLSSLRIWLFGASEQAVNVPTFAHLAAPLMGASMEVTGIAIGVVILALTLASKALRRSASHVFWGAVAGLAIVSGWAGTYWVASNGFDATPVVSHTFSAPIGETLLYLMTSSGNSISFGTGSVAGVLIGALIGSLYKGHFRWESCDDPRELRRQLLGAALMGMGAVVAVGCSVGQGLAAFSVLSYSAPLTLLSIMIGAALGLRQLILGFAPSV, from the coding sequence ATGCTTGATCTGATCCCTGAACCCATACTTGTTGCCCTTGTCGGCCTTGCGGGCGGCGTGTTGCTTGGCCTGGCTGCGCGCATCGGCCGGTTCTGCACTTTGGGCGCCATAGAAGACCTTTTTTACGGAGAGAACACGCTGCGCCTGCGGATGTGGGGGATGGCGATTGGGCTATCGGTAATCGGCACCTTCAGCCTGTCTGCGGCGGGTCTGCTTGATCTCAGCCAAACGCTCTATCTGTCACGGCACTGGAACCCGCTGGAGAGCATATTCGGCGGGCTGCTTTTCGGCTATGGCATGGCTCTTGCTGGCAATTGCGGTTACGGCGCTTTGGCGCGGGTCGGCGGCGGTGACTTGCGAGCGCTGCTGATTGTTCTGGTGATGGGAATCTCCGCCTATATGACATTGGGTGGCCCGCTGTCTTCTCTGCGCATCTGGCTGTTTGGAGCCTCTGAACAAGCGGTCAACGTCCCCACATTTGCCCATCTGGCCGCACCGCTGATGGGCGCGTCAATGGAGGTGACCGGAATAGCGATCGGAGTGGTTATTCTGGCGCTGACACTGGCGAGCAAGGCGTTGCGGCGCTCTGCCAGTCATGTATTTTGGGGGGCGGTTGCCGGTCTGGCGATCGTTTCAGGCTGGGCCGGAACATATTGGGTCGCCAGCAACGGGTTTGACGCGACACCCGTTGTCAGCCACACATTTTCAGCCCCCATTGGCGAGACGCTGCTGTACCTGATGACCTCATCCGGCAATTCAATCAGCTTTGGGACAGGGTCTGTTGCTGGTGTGTTGATCGGCGCCTTGATTGGCAGTCTGTACAAAGGCCATTTCAGATGGGAATCCTGCGATGACCCCCGCGAACTGCGCCGGCAATTGCTCGGAGCCGCCCTGATGGGGATGGGGGCCGTTGTTGCGGTTGGCTGCAGTGTTGGTCAAGGGTTGGCAGCCTTTTCGGTCCTGTCTTACAGCGCCCCGCTGACGCTGCTATCCATCATGATCGGTGCCGCATTGGGCCTGCGACAATTGATCCTAGGGTTTGCGCCGTCAGTCTGA
- the soxA gene encoding sulfur oxidation c-type cytochrome SoxA, with amino-acid sequence MKAFKLLVSTACFMGMAVSTHADEAATLSIEGQAFTIQASAPSHAENLDEVTSGWIYRTKETRALQLDDFDNPGFVFVDKAIDLWNEVDGSEDKSCASCHENVEDFAGLRTTLPRAEDGELVTMEDLVNECRTEQMGAEPWKYSGGQMTGMTALIGLQSRGMPMNVAIDGEAAAFWEKGKELYYTRVGQLDMSCSNCHEDNYDTMIRADHLSQGQTNGFPTYRLKNAKLNSTHARFKGCMKNIRAQPYKVGGDEFKSLELYIASRGQGLSVETPSVRN; translated from the coding sequence ATGAAAGCATTTAAACTACTGGTAAGTACGGCATGTTTTATGGGGATGGCAGTCAGTACCCATGCGGATGAAGCTGCAACACTATCTATCGAAGGGCAGGCGTTTACCATTCAGGCGTCAGCCCCTTCACATGCAGAGAACCTTGATGAAGTGACGTCAGGCTGGATCTATCGTACAAAGGAAACCCGGGCCCTGCAGCTCGATGATTTTGACAATCCGGGTTTTGTCTTTGTCGATAAGGCAATCGATCTGTGGAACGAAGTGGACGGCAGCGAAGACAAATCCTGTGCTTCGTGTCACGAGAATGTCGAAGACTTTGCAGGTCTGCGCACCACGTTGCCGCGGGCTGAGGACGGCGAATTGGTCACCATGGAAGATCTGGTGAACGAGTGCCGGACCGAGCAGATGGGCGCAGAGCCTTGGAAATATTCTGGTGGTCAGATGACTGGAATGACCGCTTTGATAGGCCTGCAATCGCGTGGCATGCCGATGAACGTGGCCATTGACGGCGAGGCTGCGGCGTTCTGGGAAAAGGGTAAAGAGCTATACTATACCCGTGTTGGCCAACTGGATATGTCCTGTTCCAATTGTCATGAAGACAATTATGACACGATGATCCGCGCCGATCACCTGAGTCAGGGCCAGACCAACGGCTTTCCGACTTATCGTCTGAAGAATGCCAAGCTGAATTCTACTCACGCACGCTTTAAGGGCTGTATGAAGAATATTCGGGCGCAACCATACAAGGTTGGCGGCGATGAATTCAAATCGCTTGAATTGTATATCGCATCGCGCGGCCAGGGGCTTTCTGTTGAAACGCCTTCAGTTCGGAACTAA
- a CDS encoding TRAP transporter small permease subunit — MLQDMGLTQSTNPLKWGLQIVLNAVAAIGTVWIFAIMLLIVADVVGRNFLATPITGVAEISARSVVAIVFLMLPAAALNGSLIRADFLLRGIRRFSPHAVHLLDALFALVGTVLFALVAVAAWPDTHEAWVTSEFFGVRGVWTLPTLPFHLLVVLGSGATSLAFFTVAIESAVQTKSKKGH; from the coding sequence ATGTTACAAGATATGGGTCTCACCCAAAGCACAAACCCGTTGAAATGGGGCTTGCAGATCGTTTTGAACGCCGTCGCGGCGATCGGAACCGTGTGGATTTTCGCTATCATGCTATTGATTGTCGCCGATGTGGTCGGCCGCAATTTTCTGGCCACTCCGATCACCGGTGTCGCCGAAATCTCCGCCCGCAGTGTGGTGGCGATCGTTTTCCTAATGTTGCCTGCTGCAGCTTTGAACGGGTCGCTGATCCGGGCTGACTTCCTGCTGCGCGGCATCCGGCGCTTTTCACCGCACGCGGTGCACCTGCTGGACGCTCTGTTTGCGCTGGTCGGTACGGTGCTGTTTGCTCTCGTGGCTGTCGCCGCCTGGCCAGACACACATGAGGCTTGGGTCACGTCCGAATTTTTCGGAGTACGCGGGGTCTGGACGCTGCCAACTTTGCCGTTCCACCTGTTGGTGGTGCTTGGGTCCGGTGCCACCAGCCTTGCTTTTTTCACCGTTGCAATCGAAAGCGCGGTTCAGACTAAATCCAAAAAGGGTCACTGA
- a CDS encoding YeeE/YedE family protein → MDLITLIERIGEAPTAALFGMVTGVVFGASAQRSRFCLRAATVEFARGKMQGSVAVWLLTFSTALVWVQGAQMLGLMDASSARMMAVPGSWSGAVIGGLIFGVGMVLARGCSGRLLVLAATGNLRSLVSGLIFAVVAQMSLTGILSSLRNQLASLWVTSGGRNMDLLATTGLPAYSGFLIGVGIAALALVLARRNCIGTSRLVFASGVGFAVALGWVLTYSLSLVAFDPVQVESATFTGPSANTLMFFLDRDSVLEFDVGLVPGVFIGAFVAAALGGELKFQAFDDAPTMRKAMAGAALMGFGGMLAGGCAIGAGVTGGSIFVGTAWLALFCMWIGAMATDWLVDQRRATQIA, encoded by the coding sequence ATGGACCTGATCACCCTGATTGAGAGGATTGGCGAGGCCCCCACTGCCGCCCTGTTTGGCATGGTCACCGGCGTGGTGTTTGGTGCCTCCGCCCAACGCTCCCGGTTCTGCCTGCGCGCCGCCACGGTAGAATTCGCCCGCGGCAAAATGCAAGGCAGCGTCGCCGTTTGGCTGCTGACCTTTTCCACCGCGCTGGTCTGGGTGCAGGGCGCACAGATGCTGGGGCTGATGGACGCCTCCAGCGCCCGGATGATGGCGGTGCCCGGAAGTTGGTCAGGGGCGGTGATTGGCGGGCTGATTTTTGGCGTCGGCATGGTGCTGGCCCGCGGCTGCTCAGGACGGCTATTGGTCCTCGCCGCCACCGGAAATCTGCGCTCACTGGTGTCTGGATTGATCTTTGCCGTGGTGGCGCAGATGAGCCTGACCGGTATCTTGTCATCGCTGCGCAACCAACTGGCGTCTCTCTGGGTCACCAGTGGAGGCCGCAATATGGATCTACTGGCAACAACCGGTCTGCCAGCCTATTCTGGCTTTCTCATCGGTGTTGGTATCGCGGCGCTGGCCCTGGTCCTTGCTCGTCGCAACTGTATCGGAACGTCGCGCCTGGTGTTTGCCTCAGGCGTTGGCTTTGCGGTGGCGCTGGGATGGGTGCTGACCTATTCGTTGAGCTTGGTAGCCTTTGACCCGGTGCAAGTTGAAAGCGCCACCTTCACCGGCCCCTCGGCCAATACGCTGATGTTCTTTCTCGATCGCGACTCGGTGCTGGAATTCGACGTTGGCCTGGTGCCCGGCGTATTCATCGGTGCCTTTGTTGCCGCAGCGCTGGGAGGAGAGCTGAAATTTCAGGCATTTGACGATGCCCCCACCATGCGCAAGGCGATGGCAGGTGCGGCGCTGATGGGCTTTGGCGGCATGCTGGCCGGTGGCTGCGCCATTGGCGCGGGCGTCACCGGCGGCTCCATCTTTGTCGGCACCGCCTGGCTGGCGCTGTTCTGTATGTGGATTGGCGCCATGGCAACGGATTGGCTGGTCGATCAGCGGCGCGCCACCCAAATAGCCTGA
- the soxY gene encoding thiosulfate oxidation carrier protein SoxY: MDLTRRKALALGSATLAIASLSGLPAFASLTDEAITALTGGAEVTEGGIDLIAPEIAENGNTVPVEVSAPGAVEIALFAAGNPTPAVATFKFGPLAGSRSGSTRIRLAKTQDVVAIAKMEDGSFRKASATVKVTIGGCGG; the protein is encoded by the coding sequence ATGGACCTAACACGTCGAAAAGCGCTTGCGCTTGGCTCTGCTACACTTGCCATTGCATCGCTATCTGGCCTTCCGGCATTTGCATCATTGACCGATGAGGCGATCACCGCCCTGACGGGTGGCGCCGAAGTTACTGAGGGTGGCATCGACCTGATCGCACCGGAAATCGCGGAAAACGGCAATACTGTTCCTGTTGAGGTTTCGGCCCCCGGAGCGGTTGAAATTGCTCTGTTTGCCGCAGGCAATCCAACACCGGCTGTCGCGACCTTTAAGTTCGGACCTCTGGCAGGCTCGCGTTCGGGATCGACACGTATCCGTTTGGCAAAGACACAAGACGTCGTGGCAATTGCTAAAATGGAAGACGGTTCGTTCCGCAAAGCAAGCGCGACTGTAAAAGTAACTATCGGCGGCTGCGGCGGCTAA
- the soxX gene encoding sulfur oxidation c-type cytochrome SoxX, with translation MRIIGISIAVAGLLANPLAAEPVAPNDVNYEDGVVLASLTGVAGDPVNGRDVFKNRKLGNCLACHVNAEMPEESFHGEVGPELTGVADRWEQQELRAIVANSKMVFDGTIMPAFYQDTGYERPLKGFEGKSILTAQQVEDVIAYLQTLKE, from the coding sequence ATGAGGATCATCGGTATATCAATCGCAGTGGCGGGTTTGCTGGCCAATCCATTGGCCGCTGAGCCCGTGGCTCCAAACGACGTCAACTATGAGGACGGCGTGGTTTTGGCTTCTTTGACAGGCGTTGCCGGAGACCCGGTAAACGGCCGTGACGTTTTCAAGAACAGAAAGCTGGGCAATTGTCTGGCCTGTCACGTCAACGCTGAGATGCCTGAGGAATCGTTTCACGGCGAGGTCGGTCCTGAATTGACCGGTGTTGCGGATCGTTGGGAGCAGCAGGAGCTTCGTGCCATTGTGGCCAATTCCAAAATGGTTTTTGACGGCACCATCATGCCTGCGTTTTATCAAGATACGGGTTATGAACGCCCGCTCAAAGGTTTTGAAGGCAAAAGCATCTTGACCGCACAACAGGTCGAAGATGTCATCGCCTATCTGCAAACCCTAAAAGAATAA
- a CDS encoding ArsR/SmtB family transcription factor: MGLPVFDGNMCAEDMDKMADNAMKASYFLKAISHEGRLMILCHLASGEKSVTELENLLSSRQAAVSQQLSRLRLEGLVTPRRDGKVIYYSLTDDRPKKIMEVVYDLFCRGD; this comes from the coding sequence ATGGGCCTGCCAGTATTTGACGGCAATATGTGTGCCGAAGACATGGACAAGATGGCAGACAATGCCATGAAAGCTTCCTATTTCCTCAAGGCAATTAGCCACGAGGGGCGCCTGATGATTCTATGTCATCTAGCCTCGGGTGAAAAATCAGTTACCGAACTTGAAAACCTGCTGTCATCGCGGCAGGCTGCTGTATCGCAACAATTGTCTCGGCTACGGCTGGAGGGGTTGGTGACGCCTCGGCGCGACGGCAAGGTGATCTACTACAGCTTGACGGATGATCGTCCGAAGAAAATCATGGAAGTTGTCTACGATCTGTTCTGCCGCGGCGACTGA
- a CDS encoding cytochrome c biogenesis CcdA family protein, with translation MMEITLAGAAFAGILSFLSPCILPIVPFYLSYLAGVGMNQISAEAEIDGKTRMRAVLAACLFAAGVITIFMGLGAAATVFGQIVRDYFDILRWFAAAIIIAMGLHFLGVIRISILYRQLRSDAGNTSKVSLLGAYIIGLAFAFGWTPCVGPVLAAILFTAAGAETASAGAGLLFVYGLGMTAPFVLAAFFIGPFMRWMSKFRRHLGRIEKIMGAMLIVFGLLIATNSMNYIAQWMLAIAPDIGVLR, from the coding sequence ATGATGGAAATTACCCTTGCAGGTGCTGCTTTTGCGGGCATTCTGTCTTTTTTGTCACCCTGTATCCTGCCGATCGTGCCGTTCTATCTGAGTTACCTTGCGGGGGTGGGCATGAACCAGATCTCTGCGGAGGCCGAGATTGATGGCAAAACGCGGATGCGCGCGGTGCTTGCGGCCTGCCTCTTTGCGGCGGGGGTGATTACAATCTTCATGGGGCTCGGGGCTGCGGCAACGGTGTTTGGCCAGATTGTCCGCGACTATTTCGATATTCTGCGATGGTTTGCGGCGGCAATCATTATTGCAATGGGGCTGCATTTTCTCGGGGTTATTCGGATCAGCATTCTTTATCGGCAATTGCGGTCCGACGCGGGCAACACCTCAAAAGTTAGCCTGCTGGGGGCCTATATTATTGGTTTAGCGTTTGCATTCGGCTGGACCCCCTGTGTCGGACCGGTCCTGGCGGCAATTCTATTCACCGCAGCGGGCGCGGAAACGGCCTCGGCCGGGGCAGGGCTGTTGTTTGTTTACGGATTAGGGATGACTGCGCCGTTTGTGCTGGCGGCTTTCTTTATCGGTCCCTTTATGCGGTGGATGTCAAAATTTCGCAGACATCTGGGGCGGATCGAAAAGATCATGGGGGCCATGCTGATTGTATTCGGGCTGCTGATCGCCACAAATTCAATGAACTACATTGCGCAATGGATGCTGGCAATCGCGCCGGATATTGGTGTTCTGCGTTAA
- the soxB gene encoding thiosulfohydrolase SoxB, with the protein MISRRDFMQTSMAAAALYGASGFGNWARVAAQQSLTQDKLLEFDTYGNVSLIHITDIHAQLKPIYFREPSVNIGVGGNKGAVPHVTGAEFRKLYGIDDGSASAYALSHSDFSSLAQAYGRVGGIDRVATVIKSIRAARPDALLLDGGDTWHGSYTCYQTAGQDMVNVMNALKPDAMTFHWEFTLGSERVNEIVENLPFAALGQNIFDAEWNEPTELFPPYKFFESGGVKVAVIGQTFPYMPIANPGWMFPEYSFGIRDERMQEMVDEVRAKGAELVVCLSHNGFDVDKQMAGKVTGIDVILSGHTHDALPEPVLVGDTIIVASGSNGKFVSRVDLDVRNGRMMGFRHKLIPIFSDVITPDAEVAQLIDAQRAPYADKLGEVIGRTGDDQTLYRRGNFNGTWDDLICDALISEREADIALSPGVRWGPSILPGQDITREDIWNVTSMTYGEAYRTEMTGEFLHVVLEDVADNLFNPDPYYQQGGDMVRVGGLGYRIDVTKPQGSRITEMTLLKTGELIDPTKTYQVAGWASVNEDTEGPKIWDVVEAHIAKQGTISLDPNNSVKVVGA; encoded by the coding sequence ATGATATCTCGCCGCGATTTTATGCAAACCAGCATGGCAGCAGCTGCGCTTTATGGGGCCTCCGGGTTTGGAAACTGGGCGCGGGTGGCGGCGCAGCAATCGCTGACGCAGGACAAGCTGTTAGAGTTTGACACCTACGGCAATGTCTCGCTGATCCATATCACCGACATTCACGCGCAGCTAAAGCCGATCTATTTCCGCGAACCTTCGGTCAATATCGGGGTTGGGGGAAACAAGGGGGCGGTTCCGCATGTGACGGGTGCTGAGTTCCGCAAGCTTTACGGCATTGATGACGGCAGCGCCTCTGCCTATGCGCTGAGCCACAGTGATTTCTCATCACTGGCACAGGCCTATGGCCGGGTTGGCGGCATCGACCGGGTTGCCACCGTCATCAAATCGATCCGTGCCGCGCGCCCCGACGCCCTGTTGCTGGATGGTGGCGATACCTGGCATGGCAGCTATACCTGCTATCAGACCGCCGGTCAGGACATGGTCAACGTGATGAATGCGCTAAAGCCGGATGCGATGACCTTTCATTGGGAATTCACGCTGGGCTCAGAGCGGGTGAACGAGATAGTCGAAAACCTGCCATTTGCGGCCTTGGGTCAGAACATTTTTGACGCCGAGTGGAACGAACCAACAGAGCTGTTTCCGCCGTATAAGTTCTTTGAGAGTGGTGGCGTCAAGGTGGCTGTGATCGGCCAGACCTTTCCCTATATGCCAATCGCAAACCCCGGCTGGATGTTCCCCGAATATTCGTTTGGCATTCGCGACGAGCGGATGCAGGAAATGGTCGATGAGGTGCGCGCCAAAGGCGCCGAACTGGTGGTCTGCCTGAGCCATAACGGCTTCGACGTTGATAAGCAGATGGCAGGCAAAGTGACCGGCATTGACGTGATCCTGTCGGGCCACACCCATGACGCGCTGCCGGAACCTGTTTTGGTGGGCGACACCATTATTGTCGCATCCGGCTCAAACGGCAAGTTTGTCAGCCGGGTGGATCTGGATGTCCGCAACGGCCGGATGATGGGCTTTCGCCACAAACTGATCCCGATCTTTTCCGACGTAATCACCCCCGATGCCGAGGTGGCACAGTTGATCGACGCGCAACGGGCACCCTATGCGGATAAGCTGGGCGAGGTCATTGGCCGCACCGGCGATGATCAGACCCTGTACCGCCGAGGCAACTTTAACGGCACCTGGGACGACCTGATCTGTGACGCGCTGATTTCCGAACGCGAGGCCGATATTGCTTTGTCGCCTGGCGTGCGCTGGGGGCCCTCCATTCTGCCGGGGCAAGACATCACCCGCGAAGATATCTGGAACGTCACCTCGATGACCTATGGCGAGGCCTACAGGACCGAGATGACCGGTGAATTCCTGCATGTGGTGCTGGAGGATGTCGCCGACAACCTGTTCAATCCCGATCCCTACTATCAGCAGGGCGGCGATATGGTGCGGGTCGGTGGCCTTGGATACCGGATTGACGTCACCAAACCGCAAGGCAGCCGCATCACCGAAATGACGCTGCTCAAGACCGGCGAACTCATTGATCCCACCAAGACCTATCAGGTTGCGGGCTGGG
- a CDS encoding thioredoxin family protein, producing MRYFLSGCALLFAMTLGAFAAEVGDDGLHKAPWMRDTFKDLREDLGEANATGKRLMVIIEQRGCIYCKKMHEEVFPVEEIATYIEENFFVVQINMFGDVDVTDFDGVTMPEKQIVNKWGALFTPMILFFPEDVAADASAATAAVATMPGAFGRHTTFNMLNWIVEKGYDGDEGFQKYHARRLSEQSN from the coding sequence ATGAGATATTTTCTATCGGGATGCGCGCTGTTATTTGCGATGACGCTTGGCGCCTTTGCAGCCGAAGTGGGCGACGACGGACTGCATAAGGCGCCATGGATGCGGGACACCTTCAAGGACCTACGCGAGGATCTGGGCGAAGCGAACGCCACAGGCAAACGCTTGATGGTGATCATCGAACAGCGTGGCTGTATTTACTGTAAGAAAATGCACGAAGAGGTGTTCCCGGTGGAGGAAATCGCCACCTATATTGAAGAAAATTTCTTTGTGGTGCAGATCAATATGTTTGGCGACGTCGACGTTACCGACTTTGATGGGGTGACCATGCCGGAAAAGCAGATTGTCAATAAATGGGGCGCGCTGTTCACGCCGATGATCCTGTTTTTCCCGGAGGACGTAGCGGCTGATGCCAGTGCGGCGACGGCAGCAGTGGCAACCATGCCTGGGGCCTTTGGCCGCCATACCACCTTCAATATGCTCAACTGGATTGTCGAAAAGGGATATGATGGAGACGAAGGTTTCCAGAAGTATCATGCCCGTAGGCTGTCAGAGCAATCCAATTAA